DNA from Aliarcobacter butzleri:
CCACAATACATCATAGAAGTTTCATTACCTATCCAAAGTTTTATCTCATCACCAAACTTTGGTCTTCTAAAATTTCCTTCAACACTTAGTTTTATATCATCACTACTTGTTCCATCTTCATCATGAAAGCTTATTTTTGAAGCATTTTGATTTATAGTATCTGTTATATCTTTTCCGTTTACAACTACTTTAAATCTTGGGTTCATTACCAAAGCCCTCCTACTTCACTAAATTCATCTTTTTTTTCTTCTAGTTCTTCAATATCTGGAAGTTCTATAACATCGCCTAAATCTAAAAATACTTTAGTAATATTGTTTAATTCTAAAACTTTTTGAAAATGTTCTAGTGAGCCATAGTAGTTATAAACTATTTCATCTAGTCTTTTATTTTCTTGAGTGATAGTTAGATTCATTTGTACCACCTTTCAAGTTCTAAATTAAAGCCTTGCTCTATATATTCACCAGTTTTTATGAACCTACTCATATCTTTTTTAAGACTTTTTATAACAACCAAGACAGGTTGTGTATTAGTAAGACTTAAAAGAACTGGCTCTTGAATCTCTCCAATCTTTTCTAACTTATCAAAAGTATAAATAGATTTCATAATCAGAGTTCCAGATAATGTAAAACTAGTTTTTGGTTTAGTTGCTGCTTGATGATATGAATAATTTGCTATTCTATCTGAGCTAGTCCACCCAAAATCTATTTGTTTAGAAAGTTGACTAAACTCTGATTTATTCATCTTAAAATCAAAATCACCTAACATACCTAAAATCATCAGTCTATATCCTCATACTGTTTATTTTTCTTCTTTTGTTCTACTTTTTTCATCTCTTTTTCTATATCAAATCCATCTGATGGATTATTAACTGTTATATTATAAGTTGGCGTGTTGTTTATAGTTTTTGCACCTGTTGTTTCATTTACTTTTGGGATAGTTGGTAAAGAACTTTTTTGAGCCTCTGTTAACTCTTTTTGTGCCTCATCTTTTTTAAAACCCTTAAGTTCATCATCACTTACCATTCCAAAGATATTGCCTAGTTCCATTAACATAGGTTTAGCCCAAGCAAACTTTTCTTTTAAACTAGCCCAAAAATCATTTAATGCTTTCATTGGATTGTCCCAAAGAGCACTCATAACTGTACTAATTGGTTCCCAATACTCATATACAAGTCCAGCACCTACAAGTAAAAGCCCTATTCCAGTCGAACCAATAAAAGCACGAACTCCTATTTTCGCAAAATTTAAAGCAGCTGTTAATAGTAATAAACCTTTTCTAGCAATCAACAATCCACTTAATGCAAAACTTCCCATAAAACCTAAAGTAGAAAATGCAATACCCAAACCTATAACTCCAAATGTTGCACCAAATACAACTTTAGTAAGAACTGGATATTTAGTAGTGGCATCTGCTAAACTATTAGTCACACTTCTTAGTGGGTTAAGAATAGAGTTTAAAGCTGGTAATAAAACACTTCCAATGTTTATACCAATCTCAGCAATACCACTTTTAAAAAGCGTCATATTATTAGCTGTTGTTTTACTTCTAATCTCAAACTCTCTTGTCATACTTCCTGCATACTTAGTCTTATCAGCTAAGTGTCCTATTGCATCTGTATAGTTATGTAATCCTACTGTTAAAAGTGCTACATCATCAGCATACTCTTGTCCGAACATATCACTTAAAAGTCCTAGCTTTTCATCATCAGCTACATCTTTTATTCTTGTTAGGAAATCAACTATTGCACCTTGTGCATTATTTGAAATATTCTCTTTTAACTCTTCACTACTAAGACCTATTTGATCTAGTGCATCTTGAAACTTTTTACCTTGTTTATCTGCAGTTCCAAGTTTTTGTAAAATAGCATTTATAGCAGTTCCTGCAACTTCAGCAGGTTTTCCCATAGCCAAAAATGCACTTGCTAAACTTGCTGTTTGTTCTGCACTTATTCCAAATACTTTAGAAGTTCCACCTACTCTTGCTAAAACATTTACTAAATCATTAGCTTTTGAAGCACTATTATCTGATAAATGATTTAAGGCATCTCCTAAACTTGAAATACCATCTAAACTCAAACCAAAGATATTCATAAGTGTCGCGCTAGACTCACCAGCTTCTTTTGTATTCATATCAAAAGCTGTACTCATTTTTGCAGTAATTTCAGTAAAGTCAAGCAACTGATCTTTTGTGATACCTAACTGTCCACCAGCTGCAACTATCTCAGCTAAGCCAGTTGCATTTATAGGAATAGATCTAGTCATCTTTAAAATAGATTGTTCAAAAGCTTTTGCTTCATCAGATGAATCAAAATTAACTACTTTGTTTACATCAGCCATTGAGCTTTCAAAATCTATTGCTAGTTTCATAGGGACTGCAACTGTTGTACCAAGAGCAACTTTATCCATAATAGAACTTTTAAAATCATTTCTATAATTTTTTAAAGAGTCTAATTTTAAGTTAGTACTTTCCATCTTAGACTGAATAGAATTGAACTTTTCTAAATCATTTGTTGTGAGTTTTATTTGCTCTGAAGCTCTTTTGAAATAGTCAGTTATTCCTAGTTTTATTTTTCCTAAAGTTGATAATTTAGGATTTAGTTCATCAATAGATTTAGTAGTATCTTTAAAAGCACCAATGCCTTTAAAAGAAGCTCCTATTTCTATACCTAAACCTATTTTCATTTATCAACCTTTGGAATATAATTTTTACTATCTTCTATAAAAAACATAAACTCGCTAACCGTCATTTGCTTAATCTCTTTAAAACTAAAGTGATAGATATATCCTATAAGACCAGCACCTTGTAAGATATATTCTTTGGTTAAACCTAAGACAAAAAAGGCTTAACTAACTCCTGCAACTTCATATAAATATGTGTTGGAAAATCTTCTACTTCATCAATAGTAAAACCACTCTTATTTGCTATTAATGTAATTGTTTGTTCTAAATCATCTTTTATGTGACTAACGGCTTTTAAATCTTTTACTTTTGGTTCTTTTATTACAATTTCTGTTATATCTTTCCCTCCAATCTTTAAAGGTGTAGATAACTCTAATTTTTGATCACCAAGATAGGCAACTGTTTTTTTGTTTTTACTATTCATATTTATCTCCTTTTTATCCTCTTAAAATTCTTCTAACATCAGCCATTAAATCTTTACCATTAACCTCACAAATAAGGTTATCATGGTCAATTCTTACTTTTGTTTGATTGTTTACTTCATGTACATATTTTTTACACCCTTTTTGAGATACTTTTACATCTAACATCTCTCCTGGTTTACTATCTCCATGACTCACACTAATAGCACCTGTACAAATCCAAGTGTAATTTTCTACTTTTGTTCCAGTTCTAATCGCTTTTTTAAATATAAGTTCAGCTTCATCAAGTTTTGACAAGGCATTGTAAACAGCTTCAGGCAAAGCTGCACAAGAAAACTCACTATCTAGTGACTCAAACTGCCCTGTTGCATAGTTTCTATCTCCAACTCCAGTTGTTCCTGAAATTGTTTTTTGATTTAACTCTGGAGCCTTGAAAGATACAGTTCTTCCAAGATTCCCATACCCTTCTATAAAACAATTTACTTCTACTATTACACTTCTACTCATCTTATGCCTCCTCAAATAGTTTATAAATTTTCTCTGCACTTTGAGATACTTTGTTATATGTAACTTCAATCAATCTAGGACTTGGCATATCATCACAATCAACTTCTAAATAAAATCTTCCTTCATCTATTGCTGTTTGTGTTGTAAGCTTCATATTTAGATAAACTTTGAAGCCATCTACCATTACACCTTGTCCTACTAAATCAGCCATAAAGTTTTCTAAGGCTCTTTTTGCAGCTAACAATTCATCTGTATCTTTATCTGTTACATCAAACAAATTAGTGATTGTCGCTTTTGCTGCTAAATCATAGATTCTTACTCTTCTTGCATCTTTCCAAATAGTATCAACACAAGTTGCATACTCCCAAGAACGAATACCATCTTTATGGATAAAGCTCATAATTTGCTTTTCTGTCAAAGCATCTGTTTCATCTTTTTTACCTTCCATAAATTCAACTGGGTATTTAACACTTGAAAAAGGCAAAATTCTATTTGAGATAGATTTTGCATAACCAACTGTGCTTTGTCCATCTATATAAACTCTTAAAAATGCTAAAACAGCACTTGCACAATAAAAATCTGTTTGATTTGAAGTTGTGTTCCATTTCCCTAAACCACACTTAGCTAAAGTAATCCTATCTGAAGTAAAGTTTGCTCTAAAAGCTAAAGCTTCTGAGTTTAGTTCTGCATCACAATCAAAAAAAGTTCTAGCACTAAGATACTCACAAACAACATTTATAGAGTTACAAACATCTAAATCACCTACATGATAATCAGGAACTACAATAATATCTGGCTTATATGTAACTGGTTCACCTTTTTTACTTGCTTTGTTTATAGTGCTTGAAGCTTTTCGCAAAGCATTAACTGCATCTATAATAGAACTTTTCATCAAATCTTTATCTTCATTATTATCTTCATCAAGTTTAATATTAACAACAGATACTATAATAGGCACTATTACAGGAAATTCATTTACTCCAAGCTCTAAATATTTTTTTAAATTTCCAGTTTCAACATCTTTGAAAAACTCACTTTCTAGTGCATCTTCAGGACTATCAAAACAATATATTCCCTCTTCACATTCAGCTGTTAGTACCATTGCCAAAGGCAAGGTTGAACTAACTTTGATTATGTAGGGATTATTAGCTTTATATTTTGCTACTATTCCACGACTTGTACTCATATTTATCTCCTTTTTTAAATTTATTTTTTACTCACCTATGCTTTTAGCACAGTGATTATCTTCGATTTTTTTAAGTAAGCAACAAAGCTTTTTATCAAACCAAGTTGCACGACCAGACTCTATTCGTCTATGAATATGAGAGCTTATAGTTTCATCTTGGCTACCATTCCAAAATAGTACATTTCCTAACTGGTCTAGTACAAGTAAGAATCTCATAAATCTACTTCTTTTTTTTACATCATTTTCAAATTTTTCTATTAATTTATCCTGCATTTGTTACTATCTCTCCTACTTTTTGTATTGATAAAGCTAAAGCTTCTTTTAGTTCATTTAAAGATATCTCTTTAACTGTATTATCGGCTAATTTCCAATTGTTAGAAATCTGTCCTAAAAGTTCTGCTGATTGGATTGCACTAACCATATTCAATCTTGCTGTTTCATTTCCATCAAAAATATTTCCTTGAGAAGTTGTAACTACTAAAGTATTTAACTGCTCCACTTTTTTGGCTTTTTTTTGCAGAGTTAAATATTCATTTTTAAGAATTTCATCTTCTATCCAACTTTTAGAGGCTTCATCCCATTTATCAAATTGCTTAGGCTCTAAAAGAGTATGTTCATCTTTTATTTTTCCTAAATAATCAACTTTTAACTCTTCTTTTGTAGTTTTAGAATAAGCAGTTTTTTCTCTATTATCTTCTACATATTCCCACTTTGAAGATGTTTCATTAAAGCATTGCGTAAAACCAGCTTTTGTAGATTTTGGTTTTATAGAAGTTGTAAAAGGTAAATTTGAACCATAGTTTTCATTTATCTCTAGTTCTTCTCTAAACTCTTTTGTTTCAATATCATATTTATAAATTTTATTCATATTTTAAACTCCTTATTTAGCTACAATTAATGGTTTCTGAGCTGTATTTTCAACTCTATTTCTTGGTGCTGTTGGTACAACATTAGAAGAGTTAAAATGTGCTTTAGAATATGTATATGCATTCCCATTTCCAGTATAATTAACCCCTAGTGACTCAGGTAAAAATGCTCCACTTGTTCCAGAAGTTGCCGCACCTAATAAACCAGAAACAACACCTTTAATATTTCTAATAGCATCACCTTCAAAACTTCCTACAGCACGACTACTAAACTTAATTGTTGAACCATCCAAATTTGGAACTCTAAAATTTAAACTATCTACTTCACAGTAATAATCACATATCCCACTATTTGCTATAGCTTCAGCATCCCATTGAGCAAGAGTTTTTAATCTATTTGGATGAGTTGAAGCATAAGTCCAAAGTTTTGGATAATCAGCTTTTTTAAAAGTCCCACCAAAAGCTACTATGAAATTTGGATTATCATCTTCATATCCTCCAAAAACTGTACCAATAGGTAAAAACTGAATATTCGAAATAGCATTACTTACATTTTGTGCTATCACATTTAGTTGCTTTTTATTTACAGCTTCATCATCTTCTACTGCGTCTTTTACTTTAAAGATTTGTGTTTTATCTCCATTTTTTAAAGCATACTTTTTTAGTTCATTTTGTACATATTTTCGTGTAGCAAATACGATACTATCATCTATTTTTAAAGTTACATTTTCTACTCCAACACTTGCTAGAAAAATTGTAAAAGCAAACTCTTTTCCTGCACCTTGATCTAAAGATGGTTTATAACTAGCAGGAAGATTTGCAACTGCATATAAAGTTCCATCTTCTAAATATAAAGCTGCTTCATTTACTAAAAATCCTCCAACATCACTAGGAATAACTGCTTCAATTTCTAAGATATTTTTATCTGTTTCATTTTGAATAATAGAGTTAATATTTACTCTTATTTCTTCTTTTACTAAAGCTGTTGCAC
Protein-coding regions in this window:
- a CDS encoding tail protein X: MNLTITQENKRLDEIVYNYYGSLEHFQKVLELNNITKVFLDLGDVIELPDIEELEEKKDEFSEVGGLW
- a CDS encoding phage tail protein is translated as MILGMLGDFDFKMNKSEFSQLSKQIDFGWTSSDRIANYSYHQAATKPKTSFTLSGTLIMKSIYTFDKLEKIGEIQEPVLLSLTNTQPVLVVIKSLKKDMSRFIKTGEYIEQGFNLELERWYK
- a CDS encoding phage tail tape measure protein; translation: MKIGLGIEIGASFKGIGAFKDTTKSIDELNPKLSTLGKIKLGITDYFKRASEQIKLTTNDLEKFNSIQSKMESTNLKLDSLKNYRNDFKSSIMDKVALGTTVAVPMKLAIDFESSMADVNKVVNFDSSDEAKAFEQSILKMTRSIPINATGLAEIVAAGGQLGITKDQLLDFTEITAKMSTAFDMNTKEAGESSATLMNIFGLSLDGISSLGDALNHLSDNSASKANDLVNVLARVGGTSKVFGISAEQTASLASAFLAMGKPAEVAGTAINAILQKLGTADKQGKKFQDALDQIGLSSEELKENISNNAQGAIVDFLTRIKDVADDEKLGLLSDMFGQEYADDVALLTVGLHNYTDAIGHLADKTKYAGSMTREFEIRSKTTANNMTLFKSGIAEIGINIGSVLLPALNSILNPLRSVTNSLADATTKYPVLTKVVFGATFGVIGLGIAFSTLGFMGSFALSGLLIARKGLLLLTAALNFAKIGVRAFIGSTGIGLLLVGAGLVYEYWEPISTVMSALWDNPMKALNDFWASLKEKFAWAKPMLMELGNIFGMVSDDELKGFKKDEAQKELTEAQKSSLPTIPKVNETTGAKTINNTPTYNITVNNPSDGFDIEKEMKKVEQKKKNKQYEDID
- a CDS encoding phage tail assembly protein yields the protein MNSKNKKTVAYLGDQKLELSTPLKIGGKDITEIVIKEPKVKDLKAVSHIKDDLEQTITLIANKSGFTIDEVEDFPTHIYMKLQELVKPFLS
- a CDS encoding phage major tail tube protein, with the translated sequence MSRSVIVEVNCFIEGYGNLGRTVSFKAPELNQKTISGTTGVGDRNYATGQFESLDSEFSCAALPEAVYNALSKLDEAELIFKKAIRTGTKVENYTWICTGAISVSHGDSKPGEMLDVKVSQKGCKKYVHEVNNQTKVRIDHDNLICEVNGKDLMADVRRILRG
- a CDS encoding phage tail sheath protein — translated: MSTSRGIVAKYKANNPYIIKVSSTLPLAMVLTAECEEGIYCFDSPEDALESEFFKDVETGNLKKYLELGVNEFPVIVPIIVSVVNIKLDEDNNEDKDLMKSSIIDAVNALRKASSTINKASKKGEPVTYKPDIIVVPDYHVGDLDVCNSINVVCEYLSARTFFDCDAELNSEALAFRANFTSDRITLAKCGLGKWNTTSNQTDFYCASAVLAFLRVYIDGQSTVGYAKSISNRILPFSSVKYPVEFMEGKKDETDALTEKQIMSFIHKDGIRSWEYATCVDTIWKDARRVRIYDLAAKATITNLFDVTDKDTDELLAAKRALENFMADLVGQGVMVDGFKVYLNMKLTTQTAIDEGRFYLEVDCDDMPSPRLIEVTYNKVSQSAEKIYKLFEEA
- a CDS encoding tail fiber assembly protein, with protein sequence MNKIYKYDIETKEFREELEINENYGSNLPFTTSIKPKSTKAGFTQCFNETSSKWEYVEDNREKTAYSKTTKEELKVDYLGKIKDEHTLLEPKQFDKWDEASKSWIEDEILKNEYLTLQKKAKKVEQLNTLVVTTSQGNIFDGNETARLNMVSAIQSAELLGQISNNWKLADNTVKEISLNELKEALALSIQKVGEIVTNAG
- a CDS encoding phage tail protein; protein product: MTDTQYYSLLTSSGHQANIKAKALGLPIVISKVAFGSGNITPTESATALVKEEIRVNINSIIQNETDKNILEIEAVIPSDVGGFLVNEAALYLEDGTLYAVANLPASYKPSLDQGAGKEFAFTIFLASVGVENVTLKIDDSIVFATRKYVQNELKKYALKNGDKTQIFKVKDAVEDDEAVNKKQLNVIAQNVSNAISNIQFLPIGTVFGGYEDDNPNFIVAFGGTFKKADYPKLWTYASTHPNRLKTLAQWDAEAIANSGICDYYCEVDSLNFRVPNLDGSTIKFSSRAVGSFEGDAIRNIKGVVSGLLGAATSGTSGAFLPESLGVNYTGNGNAYTYSKAHFNSSNVVPTAPRNRVENTAQKPLIVAK